The following are encoded in a window of Sphaeramia orbicularis chromosome 20, fSphaOr1.1, whole genome shotgun sequence genomic DNA:
- the anks6 gene encoding ankyrin repeat and SAM domain-containing protein 6 has translation MNFGVSANSLLLFRACDEGDYETARGILEPGAPKESGRQSRLRSEAGSECGAAADMLSLVPVDCTDEEGNTALQFASASGHENLVRFLLRKGASVDSRNNYGWTPLMQAARFGHLTVAHMLLENGAEINGRNRLGASVLTMAARGGHIHVVKLLLESGAYVDDYDHLAVAGDVVSNGNNNNSCSTAGFGGGEGCAGGGGSREFMDITALMVASQHGHEAVVRLLLEWGSDVNFSQKITGWGPLMAATLSGKVVVAQQLVERGADPDRVNVLSKTAFELAMQLKQRDVKAYLDSITTVRPQTDDERRRPDVFSALKLGNSQLVKEILEEDPTQVNSSNQEGASPLMMAAVSGQLEVVQLMVEKNADIDKQDGVHGWTALMQATYHGNKDIVKYLLGQGADVNLRAKNGYTAFDLVMLLNDPDTELVRLLASVCMQVDKEKAKLRGKGSMARSKSRHSLNNVPVPPDDKGGLKSWWSRMSNRFRRLKLTHTLRHGLSSNRLAPFPDDAETSLDATMKANRNPVVESNGAPAPSPAVGGNDISTAWAVKSKDTGLCRTSSEKEDSLITTMLRSGAPSTRLPNDKLKAVIPPFLPPSNFEPWNSDRSRLLKDGKTEAPRLPMPPQRKLNSSGNSDITSISRVVNRSIKFPSIPKGPSSSSPSNSGHYHSPHSSGGSNGVAGLNRDSHNRSGGSADSVLSQIAAQRKRAAGLIDVKSQPPEKHASQTQIQPPPPASGPGLPLPDISLPDIHSHPSLVASDVHSRRKMDLKKRPQSGNSSTSKSTSPTLTPSPSPTPKPPAGPGDSLSSASSHPRSKSSGGSSSGTITDEDELSSILKKLSLEKYQPIFEEQEVDMEAFLTLTDGDLKELGIKTDGPRQQILAAISELNAGKGRERQILQETIHNFQSSFGSSASNPRQAGQPRSPTSWMRHQVRSSNKR, from the exons ATGAATTTTGGCGTTTCTGCGAACTCTCTGCTGCTTTTCCGCGCCTGCGATGAGGGAGATTACGAGACGGCCCGggggatcctggagcccggagccccgaagGAGTCCGGGCGCCAGAGCAGACTGCGCTCCGAAGCGGGGTCGGAGTGCGGAGCCGCCGCGGACATGTTGTCCCTGGTGCCGGTGGACTGCACGGACGAGGAGGGGAACACCGCCCTGCAGTTCGCCTCGGCCAGCGGACACGAGAACCTGGTCCGGTTCCTGCTGCGGAAGGGGGCCTCGGTTGACAGCCGCAACAACTACGGATGGACCCCCCTGATGCAGGCAGCGAG ATTTGGTCACTTAACGGTGGCTCACATGCTTTTGGAGAACGGGGCAGAGATCAACGGAAGGAACCGCCTCGGAGCCAGTGTCCTCACCATGGCAGCCCGTGGAGGACACATCCATGTGGTCAAGCTTCTCCTGGAGAGCGGGGCCTACGTCGACGACTACGATCATTTGGCCGTTGCTGGAGACGTGGTTTCCAacggcaacaacaacaacagctgcaG CACGGCTGGTTTTGGAGGCGGTGAAGGCTGCGCAGGAGGTGGAGGCAGCAGAGAATTCATGGACATCACAGCCTTGATGGTGGCATCTCAACATGGTCATGAGGCTGTGGTGCGTCTGCTGCTAGAATGGGGCTCCGATGTCAACTTCTCCCAGAAGATCACTGGCTGGGGGCCGCTGATGGCAGCCACATTAAGCGGAAAG GTGGTCGTGGCTCAGCAGCTGGTGGAGCGTGGAGCTGATCCAGACAGAGTCAATGTCCTGTCCAAGACGGCCTTTGAACTCGCCATGCAGCTGAAGCAGAGGGACGTGAAGGCATATCTGGACTCCATTACCACTGTCCGACCTCAGACAG ATGATGAAAGAAGACGACCAGATGTGTTCAGTGCCCTCAAGCTCG GAAATTCCCAGCTTGTGAAGGAGATCTTAGAGGAGGATCCGACGCAGGTAAATTCATCCAATCAGGAGGGAGCGTCACCACTAATGATGGCCGCTGTGAGTGGTCAGTTAGAAGTGGTGCAGCTGATGGTGGAGAAGAATGCCGACATAGACAAACAGGATGGAGTCCATGGGTGGACGGCGTTGATGCAGGCCACGTATCACGG GAATAAAGACATCGTTAAGTACCTTTTGGGTCAAGGCGCAGATGTCAACCTTCGAGCTAAGAATGGATACACAGCCTTTGATTTGGTTATGCTACTGAACGACCCAG ACACTGAGCTGGTGCGTCTCTTGGCATCTGTGTGTATGCAAGTGGATAAGGAGAAGGCCAAACTCCGTGGAAAAGGCTCGATGGCTCGCTCTAAAAGTAGACACTCCCTAAATAATGTCCCTGTGCCGCCTGATGACAAGGGAGGCCTTAAG TCCTGGTGGAGCAGGATGTCAAATCGTTTCCGGAGGCTGAAGCTGACTCATACCCTGAGGCACGGCCTTTCGTCCAACCGCCTGGCTCCGTTCCCCGACGATGCCGAAACGTCACTGGATGCCACGATGAAGGCGAATAGGAATCCTGTGGTTGAATCCAACGGGGCCCCGGCGCCGAGTCCTGCTGTGGGAGGGAATGACATCAGCACGGCCTGGGCGGTCAAGAGCAAAGATACCG GTCTCTGCCGAACTTCTTCAGAAAAGGAGGACTCTTTAATAACAACAatg CTCAGAAGTGGTGCACCTTCGACTCGGCTGCCTAACGACAAACTGAAAGCGGTGATCCCTCCTTTTTTGCCTCCGTCCAACTTTGAGCCCTGGAACTCGGACCGCTCACGTCTCCTAAAAGACGGAAAGACAGAAGCCCCCCGCCTGCCGATGCCTCCCCAGAGGAAGCTGAACAGCAGTGGAAACTCTGACATT aCGTCTATCAGTCGTGTGGTCAACAGGTCCATTAAGTTTCCCAGCATCCCCAAGgggccctcctcctcctcgcccTCTAACTCAGGGCACTACCATTCCCCCCACTCCTCTGGAGGCTCCAATGGGGTCGCAGGACTAAACCGGGACTCCCACAACCGCTCAG GGGGCAGTGCAGACAGCGTTCTCTCCCAGATAGCAGCTCAAAGGAAGCGAGCAGCAGGTTTAATAGATGTTAAGTCTCAACCTCCAGAGAAACATGCCAGTCAGACTCAGATCCAACCCCCGCCCCCAGCTTCAGGGCCCGGTCTGCCTTTGCCGGACATCAGCCTCCCTGACATCCACTCCCATCCGAGCCTGGTGGCCTCAGATGTCCACTCCAGAAGG AAGATGGATCTAAAGAAAAGACCTCAGTCTGGGAATTCATCCACCTCCAAGAGCACATCACCCACTCTCACCCCATCTCCGTCCCCGACGCCCAAGCCTCCTGCCGGGCCGGGGGACTCGCTGTCGTCAGCCTCTTCACATCCTCGATCCAAGAGCAGTGGCGGATCCAGCAGCGGAACCATTACGGACGAAG ATGAACTCTCTAGTATCTTGAAGAAGCTGTCCCTGGAGAAATACCAGCCCATTTTTGAAGAACAAGAG GTGGACATGGAGGCGTTCCTGACTTTAACAGATGGAGACCTGAAGGAGCTGGGCATTAAAACAGACGGACCCAGGCAGCAGATCTTGGCTGCCATATCAGAGCTCAACGCTGGGAAG GGCAGAGAAAGGCAGATCCTTCAAGAGACCATCCACAACTTCCAGTCATCGTTTGGTAGCAGCGCCAGCAATCCGAGACAAGCAGGACAACCACGAT CTCCGACTAGTTGGATGAGACACCAGGTTCGTTCATCCAATAAGAGGTAA